AATGAAACCGAGCTGAGCATTGGAATAATCCACAAGGCCCTTGAGGAGTTAGTCGAAGAGGGGATTTTGCTTAAAATCAAAGGAAGCAGAAAAGAAAGGCTCTTCAAGTTCAATACTGAACATCCTTTCGCCCATGAGGTATTTGAGATTTTCAGAATAGAAAAAACGCGGCAGCGGAAAGAGATTGTATTTTTACATACATGGAATGTCCTGGAAAGCGCTGTTGCAAAAATAAAAGAAAATGCCGGCTTAATCATGCTCTTTGGAAGCCAAGCCAGGGGGGATGCAACATTACGAAGCGACATTGATTTGCTGATTGTGCCAAAAAATTCCCAGGATGGGATTTTAGATGCGCTGCGTGAGGTAAAATCAGGCAATAAAATAAACGCAACGGTTATAAGCCTGGAAGCCTTTAAGAACGATGCAAAAAAGGACACGTTATTCCACAAAAACATAAAAAGCGATTCCATCATCCTGCATATCAGTCCTGAGCTGAAGGAAGAGGTAGCCTCATTTCTGGGGGTCATCTAAATGGATAAAGAATTTGAAGAAAAATGCCTGGGCAGGAGAACGCTCACATTGGAGCCTACGGTAACCAACATAGAGGACAACAGGATGGTGCAGCAGCTGTCAAAACAGCATAAAAATAATTCTGAATATTTTCTGGAAGGCACCAAGGCGCTATTGAAATCTTCTGCCCCATTATTAGCGGTGTTGACAGGCTATTTTGCCATGGAGCACAAGGCAAACCAGATTTTGGCTTTGAAAGGCTATAAAGTCGAAAGCCATATTTGCGTGCAGATTGCCCTAAGCCGGGTTTTAGGCAGGAGAGCTCTTGCAAAGAAAATAAGCCGGGTTTTTGAATTAAGGCAGAATATCGGCTACCGAATGTTTTTAGCCCATAGCGAAGAAGAGAGAGAAAATACAGAGAAGATTATTAATGGGGACATTATTCCTTTCATAAGAGAGATTGATGGCCTGATAGAGAAAGAAGATTATTAAAGTTCATGTTGGGGGTTTAGGATGAAATTAGGGGTTATTATCCCTGCACTTCGTGCGCAAAGGATTGACAAGGTGAAGAATGGGGGGAAGGGATGAAAAGCGTCTGCATTATCGGCCTGGGGTATGTGGGCATGCCACTGGCTGAGTTATGCGCTCAGAAAGGGTATGATGTTGTTGGATATGATATTCTCGAGAAGAAATCCAGGATAAAGACGAC
The Candidatus Nanoarchaeia archaeon genome window above contains:
- a CDS encoding nucleotidyltransferase domain-containing protein codes for the protein MFLENVVGSKAKVKILRVLSESRAAFSLQNLKNETELSIGIIHKALEELVEEGILLKIKGSRKERLFKFNTEHPFAHEVFEIFRIEKTRQRKEIVFLHTWNVLESAVAKIKENAGLIMLFGSQARGDATLRSDIDLLIVPKNSQDGILDALREVKSGNKINATVISLEAFKNDAKKDTLFHKNIKSDSIILHISPELKEEVASFLGVI